Proteins co-encoded in one Ictalurus punctatus breed USDA103 chromosome 18, Coco_2.0, whole genome shotgun sequence genomic window:
- the slc26a1 gene encoding sulfate anion transporter 1 — protein MEDAKPQYTCHLERKVQQKKGPLKVIRTKLRHQLSCSLPKVKSTLINFFPVVRWLPKYKIKEYVWGDVMSGLIVGIILVPQAIAYCLLAGLEPVYGLYTSFFANMIYFFLGTSRHVSVGIFSLMSLMVGQVVDREVYLAGFDLSDDSKQSSLGAGWNGTEDHQDTAVNLTMGAFSMECGKECYAISIATVLTFLAGLYQVLMAVFRLGFVSVYLSAPMLDGFATGASCTILTVQVKYLVGLKIPRHHGYGTVVVTWINIFKNILMTNVCDVITSAICITVLVVGKELQDRYKDRLKIPLPTELVVVALATVVSHLADLNGQYNSSISGAIPTGFIPPKVPNFELLPRVAIDAIPLAVISFAFTVSLSEMFAKKNGYTVRPNQEMLAIGFCNIIPSFFHCFTTSAALAKTMVKDSTGCRTQVSSVVSALVVLLVLLFLAPFFYSLQKCVLACIIIVSLRGALRKFKDFPRLWRLSKIDAVVWMVTMCSSALISVEIGLLIGVVFSMICVVAQTQHPKASLLGQIENTNHYEDMDDYDNLVIIPRVKIFRFQAPLYYANKDFFLKSLFKAVGLEPVLEKSRRRKIEKRAKMRTAKQTDKGNGDVSLRLLPSEVDFHTIILDCSSVPFIDTTGINTLKGLIKEYKEVGVNVILACCNTTVIDSLRRGSFFGSDDKEMHTRSFHNLPSAVSFATSDSAESVNTTSV, from the exons ATGGAGGATGCAAAACCTCAATACACATGCCATCTGGAACGCAAGGTTCAGCAGAAGAAGGGACCATTAAAGGTCATTAGGACCAAACTGCGCCATCAACTGTCTTGTTCGTTGCCCAAAGTGAAAAGCACATTAATAAACTTCTTCCCTGTCGTGCGCTGGCTGCCAAAATACAAGATAAAGGAATATGTGTGGGGTGACGTGATGTCCGGGCTCATAGTGGGAATTATTTTAGTGCCTCAAGCCATCGCTTACTGTCTCCTTGCAGGCTTAGAGCCAGTTTACGGTTTGTACACATCCTTTTTTGCCAATATGATCTACTTCTTCTTGGGCACATCAAGGCATGTATCTGTTGGTATCTTCAGCCTCATGAGTTTAATGGTAGGACAGGTTGTGGACAGAGAAGTCTATTTAGCAGGATTTGATTTGAGTGATGACAGTAAGCAAAGCTCCTTGGGTGCTGGATGGAACGGCACTGAAGACCACCAGGATACTGCGGTCAACCTCACCATGGGGGCCTTCAGCATGGAGTGTGGAAAGGAGTGCTATGCTATCAGCATTGCAACAGTTTTAACATTCCTTGCTGGACTTTACCAG gtCCTGATGGCTGTTTTCAGGCTTGGGTTTGTTTCAGTTTACCTCTCTGCTCCAATGCTGGATGGCTTCGCCACTGGTGCCTCATGCACCATCCTGACAGTCCAAGTGAAGTATCTGGTGGGCCTGAAAATCCCTCGTCACCACGGTTATGGAACCGTTGTTGTGACTTGGATCAACATTTTCAAGAACATACTTATGACCAACGTTTGCGATGTCATTACAAGTGCAATTTGTATCACTGTCCTAGTAGTGGGCAAAGAGCTCCAGGATCGGTATAAGGACCGTCTGAAGATACCTCTGCCTACAGAACTAGTAGTAGTGGCCTTAGCAACAGTGGTTTCCCACCTTGCTGATCTCAACGGTCAGTACAACTCAAGCATCTCAGGTGCCATTCCGACTGGTTTCATTCCCCCAAAGGTTCCGAATTTCGAACTATTACCAAGAGTAGCAATTGATGCCATACCTTTGGCTGTGATCAGTTTTGCCTTCACGGTCTCCTTGTCAGAGATGTTTGCAAAAAAGAATGGCTACACGGTCAGACCAAACCAGGAGATGCTGGCAATTGGTTTTTGTAACATCATCCCATCATTTTTCCACTGTTTCACCACAAGTGCTGCACTTGCCAAGACAATGGTGAAAGACTCGACAGGTTGCCGAACGCAAGTTTCTAGCGTGGTGAGCGCTTTAGTTGTGCTCTTGGTCCTTTTGTTTTTAGCACCGTTCTTCTACTCCCTGCAGAAGTGTGTCCTTGCCTGCATCATTATTGTCAGTCTGAGAGGCGCCCTGCGGAAATTCAAAGACTTTCCCAGGCTTTGGCGCCTCAGCAAGATTGATGCGGTTGTCTGGATGGTGACCATGTGTTCAAGTGCTTTGATCAGCGTAGAGATCGGGCTGTTGATTGGAGTAGTCTTCTCCATGATATGTGTCGTGGCGCAAACCCAACATCCCAAGGCTTCACTACTGGGCCAAATCGAGAATACTAATCACTATGAGGACATGGACGACTATGACAACCTTGTGATCATTCCAAGAGTAAAGATTTTTCGCTTTCAGGCTCCACTTTACTATGCAAACAAGGACTTTTTCTTAAAGTCTTTATTCAAAGCAGTTGGACTCGAGCCAGTCCTTGAAAAAAGCAGGAGAAGAAAAATAGAGAAAAGAGCTAAAATGAGAACTGCAAAGCAGACTGATAAAGGAAATGGTGATGTTAGTTTAAGGCTACTTCCAAGCGAAGTGGATTTCCACACCATAATCCTTGACTGTTCTTCTGTCCCTTTCATTGACACTACAGGTATTAACACCTTGAAAGGCCTGATAAAAGAGTACAAAGAAGTTGGTGTGAATGTGATCCTGGCATGTTGCAACACAACAGTCATAGATTCCTTGAGACGAGGTTCTTTCTTCGGGTCTGATGATAAAGAAATGCATACACGGTCATTCCACAACCTTCCTAGTGCAGTTTCTTTTGCCACAAGCGACAGTGCAGAATCAGTTAACACTACATCTGTGTAA